GGGGTCATCACCTCGGACACCGGCCGCGAGACGTCGCGCTGGGGCAGGGCCACCCGCCGCAGAACGTCCCGCAGGGTGAACAGCCCCCGGGGGCCGCCGTTCGGGTCCGCCACGATCACCACGCTGGAGTCCCGACGGTCCATAGCGGTCAGGGCGTGCCGGATCGGCGCGTCGGGGGGGCAGGTGGGGGGATCGGGCCGCATCAGCTCGCCCACCGGCGAGCCGAGCCCCAGGTGCGCGTCCGGCTCCGGCACCCCCGCCTCCGATCCGGAGGCGCCGAGGAACGACTCGAGCCGGCACCGGCAGAACGCCTCGAACTCGGGGTTGCGTTCCTTGAGGGCGGAGAACTCCTCCACCGGGATCTCCAGGCACCACACGTCGGTGCGGGCCCGCCACGCGGCGCCCGAGGGCCGGTGCCCCTCCAGGGCCTCCACCGGGAAGCACTCGCCCTCCACCAGCTCGGCCACCACCCGGCCGTCCACCTCCACGGCCACGGTGCCCTCCTGGATGAACCGGAGCCGTTGGGGCACGTCGTCCGGGCCCAGGATCAGGCTGCCCTTCCGGTAGCACACCTCGCGCAGCCGGCCGGCGATCCACTGCAGGTCCGACTCCGACAGGCCGGCGAACGGCTCCTGGCGTCGGAGCCTTGCGACGAGGGCCTCGGGCATGGGGGCGTCGGGGCGGGAAGCGCTCACGGGAGTCCTCCGGCGTGAAAGGGGGAAGAGGCGTCAAAAGAGTCCGGCGGCCCTCCTCGCCGTCCTCTCCGGCGGCTCGGCCGGGGAGGTCGCGGAGCGGGCCACGCCGGCCGAGCCGCCGCTCCGAAGAACCTGGATGGCGGCCTCAAGCTGCGGATCGTTGTCCGGGGTGACGCCTTCCGGCTCCGCGACCTCCCGGTCGGGGGTGAGCCCTTGGCCGTGCCAGGACGACCCGTCGGGCAGGAGGATGCGAAGCGACGGGACGAACAGCGCGGACCCGTCCGCCAGGACCGCGACGTCCTGGGCCACCCCCTTGCCGAAGGTGCGCTCCCCCACCAGGGTGGCCACCCCGTGGTACCGCAGCACCCCGGCCACGATCTCCGAGGCGGACGCAGAGCCCCCGTCCAGCAGCACGACCAGGGAGACGCCGGTGAGGTCATTCGCGAACCCGTCGCCGAACCGGTACCTCGTCTCCAAGCCGTACGCGTCCTCCGTGTGGAACATCTCCACGCCGTCCAGGTCCGGTCCGGCCAGCAAGTCGGCCAGCTGCACGGCGCCCTGGAGGCTTCCGCCCCCGTCCTGCCGCAGATCCAGCACGATGCCCGAGACCGGGCCCGCGGCCTTCACGAGATCCCCGTAGTCCTCCCAGACCTGCCGGGCCGTGTCGGTGGTGAACTTCCGCACCCCCAGGTAGGCCACGTCGCCCTCGAGGATCCGGCCGATGTGGGTCTCGGCCGCGGTGGCGACCTCCACCGTGGATCCGTCGCGGTCCAGCACGAGGATCGTCTCGGCCTCCTCGGTTTGGGGCAGCAGGGCCCGCGCCTGGTCCAGGGTCATCCCGTCGAAGGGGGTCTCCACGCCGGTCTCGGGGTCCCGCACCCCGAGGATCCGATCCCCCGCCCGGAGGCCGTCCCACCACCCCCGGGTGTAGGGCAGCACCCGCTCCACGCTGGGCACCGTGTCCCCCTCGGCGATCGTCAGGACGATCCCGATGTAGGCCCGCTCGCCGGTGATGCCGGGCTCCACGGTGCCGGCGAACGCCTCGGGGGTGTAATACACGGCGAAGCGGTCCGGCGGGGTCAGGGCGGCCAGGTACCTGTCGGGGGTTTCGATGTCGGCCACGTCCGGGGGCAGGCGATCCGGCTCCAGGTACCGGTCGTGGAACTCCAGGCAGGTCTCGGCCACCAGGAACGGCACCCTTTGGTCGGCCGGGTCCTGGCAGGCGGGTTGGGCGAGGGTGCGGTCGTACACCGAGGCCAGGT
This is a stretch of genomic DNA from Deferrisoma camini S3R1. It encodes these proteins:
- a CDS encoding S41 family peptidase, with protein sequence MRHRRLPPAVVLLALAALAGCGGGGSSDDGLVVRDGAVTRPGTELVLEVPEGAFGASSAYLASVYDRTLAQPACQDPADQRVPFLVAETCLEFHDRYLEPDRLPPDVADIETPDRYLAALTPPDRFAVYYTPEAFAGTVEPGITGERAYIGIVLTIAEGDTVPSVERVLPYTRGWWDGLRAGDRILGVRDPETGVETPFDGMTLDQARALLPQTEEAETILVLDRDGSTVEVATAAETHIGRILEGDVAYLGVRKFTTDTARQVWEDYGDLVKAAGPVSGIVLDLRQDGGGSLQGAVQLADLLAGPDLDGVEMFHTEDAYGLETRYRFGDGFANDLTGVSLVVLLDGGSASASEIVAGVLRYHGVATLVGERTFGKGVAQDVAVLADGSALFVPSLRILLPDGSSWHGQGLTPDREVAEPEGVTPDNDPQLEAAIQVLRSGGSAGVARSATSPAEPPERTARRAAGLF